The Saccharolobus shibatae B12 genomic interval ACAATAAACTAAGGGAGATTTATGGTGACAATGTAAGTTATATAAAGGCAGATTTGACGAATCCACAAGAAGTTAAGTATCTCGTTCATGAAGGATATAGAAAACTTGGAGGCTTAGAGGTTTTAGCTTACGTTACCGGTAGTCCAAAACCTGGAAATTTATTCTCCTTAACAGATAGGGATTGGATAGATGCTTTTAACCTACTTTTACTCAGTGCAGTTATTGCAGTCAGAGAAGCTGGTCAGCTAATGCAAAGCGGAGGTAGGATAATTCTATCTACATCAACCACATTAAGGCAACCTATAGATAACCTCGATTTATCAAATGTTGTGAGACTCTCATTAGCGGGCTTAATTAAGGTTGCGTCAAGGGAACTGGGACCTAAGGGAATTTTAGTAAATGGAATAATGCCTGGTTGGACAAAGACGGAAAGGCTGCTTCAGATTGTGAGAGATAGAGCGATGAGGGAGAGTAAAAGTGAAGAGGAAGTTCTTAAGGCGATTGTCGCTGATGTACCTCTTGGTAGAGCAGGAGAACCAGAAGAGATTGCTAACATTGCAATATTTTTGGCATCCAATCTTGCTACTTATGTTAACGGTACCTTAATACCAGTAGATGGAGGTAGCATAAAAGGAGTCTTTTAAGCGTTTTTGCAGATAATACTCCGTTTTTTCTCTCACAATAGATTAACGTTAAAGAAGCCTGCTAACGATTATATTTTATTCTGCTAAGTATTACCGTAGAGTGATCTGTAGTGAGGATTACTGAATTTTACGTGTCGAACTTTAGGAGTCTCAGTGAGGTGAATTTAAAGGATCTAGGTGGGTTTAACATAGTCGTTGGCTATAACGGATATGGAAAAACTAATCTACTTTCATCCATCTTCTTATTTATTAAAAATTTGTCAGCAGGAATAGAAAAAAGGTCAGTAGAAGATAGGAATCAAGAGTTTATATTATTATGGCAAGGTTATGATGTTTCAAAACCTATTATGATAGGAGGAAAAGTGGAATTTTCGCCCGAAGAAGCAAATAAAATCGTAGGTAAAAATCAGAAGATAACATTAGAGATAGTAAATAAAATGAGGTATAATAATAAGTTTGTAGAATGGAATTTGGATACTCTTTATATAAACGGATCTCCTCCGGGAGAGGACGATTTGAAGGTTGCAAAGAAACTGGCTGAATACGCTTCACAAGCCATTGAGTATGTGCCTATCTTCGATCAGGCGTACTTTGACGAAACGTTGAAGAGAATGACTGATATGAATAAGTCACCGATTAACTTAAGAAAGTACTGGTATGATTTCGTTAATTTGGTAGCTGCAACAATACCAGAAGTTAAAGGAATGGAATTTTGGGATGGAAGAAGATTGGTACTTAACGTATATAATTTGCCGATATATATAGATTTGGCTGCAAGTGGTTTCCAGAGAGTCATACTTATGTTATTTATAATCTGGCTCAGTGGAAATAAGATATTACTAATTGAAGAACCAGAGGTGAATATGCATCCAACTCTTCAAGCTAAAATCATGAAATTAATTAAGAACTGGACAGATAATAACATATTACAGTCTTTCCTTACTACACATTCCCCATACATCGTGGAAATGCCAGCGGATAGTTATGTCGTTATGAGAAGAGTTAACGGAAATTCCACTGCGATAACAGTGAAACCAACAGCAGATTTAAGGGGTACTATAAGCTTGTTAAATGCCAGTTTAAGTAGTATCTTGTTTAGTAGGATTATAATACTGACAAGTGAATTAGCAGAACCCTCTGTAATAGTGAATTGGTTAAAGAGGCTTAACATAAATGTGGAAGATAATGGTATATCTGTCTATAAAGTATCATCAGACTTAGAATTACAACATTGGCTCAAATTGAAAAATATGTTGAACCTGGACGTGATATTCCTTGGATTATGTGACAAGCTTGATATGACCTTAAAGGATTATTGCGTTCCTTTAAGTCGTGAGGTGGAGAATTTTTATAGTAAACAAGCCCTATTAGAGGTCTTGAGAAGGCTTGGCATATATCCAGATGAGAAGGAAATAAGAGATTTAGGCAAAGAGGAAAACTTGAGATGGATTATAAATGTTTTGAGAAAAAGAGGTATAGAGTACGAGAAGCTTAGGATGTCTATAGGAGAGCTTATAACTAATGCTGACACGATTGAAATACCTAAGGAAATAGAGATATTAGCAAATAAAATTAAATCCCTCCAAGCAACACTATAAATTATGGATCTTAGTATCTTATTCGATATAGGCATTTTCCTTATATTTATAGGGATAATTCTTCTTTTCGTAGGTATGATACGTGAAGCTAGCAAATCATCTAATAGGGATCAAAAAACACAAGTTGGTGGGGTAATTTTTATTGGTCCGATACCGATAGTGTTTGGCTCATCAAAGGGTATAGCTAAATGGATGCTGATAGTCGCGGTAATATTGTTCATTCTAATGGTGATATTTTACATCTTGTAGCGTGATTATGATAAAAAATTATTAATCCTTTTTACGTAATATTACGAGTACTGCTACAATTATTATGGTAATTACTATAGAGATGGTAAATGACAGATTAGGATTAATTACTTTGAATGGTAATGAAGTATTAGTATAGTTAAATACGTTAGGATAGGTCTCGTATGGACTTATATAATTGTTACCAACGAAGCTTAGGCTAAAAGATGGAATTTGTGTTGTGGAATTAATCATCTCAACTACTTCTTCCTTTATTAGTGTTCCATTAGGCGTGAAGTATAGAACTTGTTGTACTTGATTTTGTGAAATGTTATGAACGTACTGGTATGCTATGAAGTTTCCAATAGGAGTAGAAACTTTACTTTCACCAACTAATGTGAATACGTTATTATTCCACGTAATGTTTTTTGCACCTACATTCAGCGTAAAACTAGTAGGTATGTTTTGTGGTTGGTTAATATATAATACGAAATTTACTGAATCTCCCAATAATGAAGCCGGCAACGCTAATTGTTGCCCTGCTCTCATCTGTATTTGAGTTATCTGTGCAGTAATAGTATCATTTCCCAGGATAATTGGATAACTTATTTGCAAATAACCTTCAGGGATAAGAGAGTTTGATAATGTGGAGTAGTTGTACACGGCGTACAAATACGATCTATTTAGGAAGCTCGTATATTGACTGTTGGTTATAGAGTTTAGCGGAATGGTTGATAAGTTCGAGAAGGAATACAAGATTAATTCTAAAGATCTATTTTCTAATTTTGATACTATACCATTTCCAAGTATATTTACACTTATTTGTTGATTGTTTATATTTACTGAGTAATTGTATGAAGTATAGTTTACTCCATTAATAATACTGAACGTCTTACTTTTATAGACTAAGGCTATCGTCTCATTTGGTGTTATTATTCCGTATGAAGTATTATAAATTAGACTAGGTTCTATGAAAGGATAATAAATCGATAATGGTTGATATAACAAATTTACCTCGTACTCTCCTTTCTTAATATAAACACCATTTCCTAGTTTTAAACTACCGTTAGTGAAGTTCCCACTTATATTAACGTAAATCACATTTTGAACAAATTTAGTCACCTGGTAAGTTAGCGTATAATTATAAACATGTGTTATCGTCTTATTTTCAACAGTAGTACTATTTATTAGTTTTACAGTGTATGTCATGGAAGTAGGTATAGTTATGGAGTTAATGATAGTAGTGTTAGCTTGCGAAATTACCAATGACCCTAAAATTCCCCACATGGTTATTAAGGCCAAGATTGCAACTGTTGTTGATCTCATACACAATACACCACAAATTACTTAATATTAACTTTTATCGTTATTTTATGGATAGGCCGCTCGTAGCTGTAGGTTGTCTTATTGTTGAAGAAAATAATGTTCTTTTAGTTAAAAGAAAGAACCCACCAAATGCTGGGTTATGGGCAATACCAGGTGGTAAGGTAGAGTATGGTGAGACGTTGGAGGATGCATTGAAGAGAGAGATGAGGGAGGAAACTGGACTTGAAATAGCTGTAGGTAATATTATATCTATTGTGCAAGTAATAAATGAAGGTTATCATTATGTGATTCTAGACTTTGAGTGCAAACCAATAGGTGGGAAACTTCGTGCCTCCAGTGATGCCTTAGAAGTAGAATATATACCTTTCAATAAACTGAAAGATATACCAACTACAAAAACCACTTATGATATGTTAATTATGTACTTTAAAGGGGAAAAGGCACCATACTCCATTATTCAAATCTCCAGGTAGACTTGTCCTTACTATCAAGTATTCTAACTCCAGCCTTTAGTAACTCCTCCCTTATCTTATCGGAGATTTCATACAATTTCATTTGCCTTAATTGATTTCTTATATCTACAACTGCGTCTATTACTTTATACATCTTATCGTAGGTAGGATAGAACTCCTCATCCATTACTCCAAATACCTCATTGAATTGTCTAAGCGCCTCGAAAGCTAACATAGCACCAAGGAAATCTCTACTATACTGTAAAGTGGAGAATACTAATCTCACTATCTCATGTATATATGACAAGGCAGTGGAAGTGTCGAAGTCGTTACTCATTGCCGTATGGAAACTATCTAAATTATTAAGTATTTCTCTAGATACTTTGATATCATTATCTTTTGCATAGAACTTAGGCCCCTCAGATATTATGTTTCTAATTATTGCCATTGAATCCTTTATTCTCTGCAACGCGGATTTTGCTTGCTCTAGGGCTTCTTCAGAAAAGTCTATCGGTGACCTATAATGAGACGTTAAGTACCAATATCTTAAAACTGAGGGTCCCCATTTCTTTATAGCTTCGTTTAATGGTATTATATTGCCTAAAGATTTACTCATCTTTTCTTTTCTTATAGTCACAAATGCACTATGAACCCAATATGAGACCCATTTCTCCCCAGTTAACGCCTCAGTTTGTGCTCTTTCATTTTCATGATGTGGGAACACTAAATCGGCTCCTCCTCCATGAATATCAAATCTCTCACCTAGATACCTAGTTGACATAGTCGAACACTCAATGTGCCACCCAGGCCTTCCCTTACCCCAAGGTGATTCCCAATAAGGCTCACCTGGCTTCCATGCTTTCCATAACGCGAAGTCATAGGAATGCTTTTTCTCCTTAACGAATTCTTCTCCTTGATTCCATTCTTCTTTTTTAGTGTTTGAAAGTTCCCCATAATTAGGATAAGTATCGACGTCAAAGTACACACTACCGCTAGGTGCTACATACGCGTGCCCCTTATCTATTAGTTTCTGTACGAAGTCAATGATTTCCTTTATGTGCTGTGTTACGCGAGGGTGTATATCTATTTTTACTTTGAGTTGAGATAACATGTCCAAGTAATCCTTTGTGTAATAATTAACGATTTCGTTCCAATCTTTTCCAGTATCTTGGGATTTTTTAATTATTTTATCATCAATATCTGTAATATTCTGAACCCTAATGACTGTATAACCTTTTAACCTTAAATATCTTGAAATTGCGTCAAATACAACGAAAGTTCTTCCATGGCCTATATGAACGTAATCATAGACTGTGGGACCACAAATATACATTTTCACTAAATTCGGATTTATTGTACTAAATTCCTCTAGCTTTCTCCCCAGCGAATTATATACCCTTATTCTGAAGTCCATTATCAACTCACGCTAGTTTATTCTAAATAATTTTGAAGTTAATTGTCTAGCTTTTGGTATATTATAGAGTTTATCCGGTTTTTCATTAATTTTTTTAGCCATTTCAAGTGATGTAACCCCAGCCAATGCTAGTAGGCTAGAAATATTCTTTAAATCATTACTAAAATACGGTTTTATAACTATTGAGTTTAATACATCTTCAGTAATTTTGTCTATTTCCGAACTTTCAACAATGACTGATACAAGGGAAGGTCCGTGAACATAGCTTTCTATTTCATTATGGTTTATCTCTGGTATTTCGCCATAAAACGCAGGGTGCTTAGCGTTCTCATTTATTTCTTGTTTGAATCTTTTCGCTATCGCCAAGTATTTTGACGAGTAAATTACAGGAATTCTATTTATTAGCAATTCAGCCAATCTTGAAGCATCTGCCTTTATTTTCTCTTTAGCTTCTACTACTCCCTCTTTTAATTCGGTCTCATTTATTTTGATTCCTCTTTTTTTGGTAGTCATTTTTATTAAGGGTGTGAAAAGATATGGAAAAGCATATCTTGTCTGAAAACCTGATGGTACATTGATAAGTTTCAAACTCTTCTCTTTAGCAAACTTTTCAAGTATCCCACCAGACGTTATTATTATGACTTCAGATCCAGCTTTTACTGCATTTTCTACATCAACTATTGTCTCTGAAGTAGTCCCAGAATAACTTACGGCTACTAATGATTCTTTTCCCGTGAACTTTCTCTTGAAGGAAAGTTCAACGCCTAAGATATTTGCTATTTCTCCAACGATTCCACTTCCACCAATTCCGGAGAATACTATGTTATCGTTCTTAATTTCATGAATGGGAATTCTATATGCCTCATCAAACATTCTATCCCAATTAAGGTAAATTTCATCCACCTTTTATCACCACAGATATAGACATTGATGGAGGATTAGAGGACATGTTAACAGTTATTGTATCTATACCTAGCGACTTATTGTTTTGCTTTAGTGCTATGATCATTTCCGAAATAGAGAACGCTAGTGAATCTATAATATTCTCTATATTTTCTGAAAGTTTACTTCTAGAGATCATGGAGAAAACCGCTGGTTGCACTAAGTAACCGAAGATTGAGTTAACTCGTTGTGATATTTGAAAAGTGTAAGAGAGTACATCATCCCATCTCTTTTCATCAATACTTTTAGAGAAGGATTCGAATAGAGATTTGGATTTTGACAATTGGTTTTTTAGGAATCTTAAAAGATCTAATTCATTTATTCCTAGTTCACTCTCATTTATTTTATTCAGCTCAGCCATAGTATTATCTAATCTTTCAACAGCTTTCATGTGATATATTTAGACCGTAAATATAATAAGGTTTCTGTGAATTTAATCAGTTATGGAAAGGCTTATTATTATAGGTGGTGGAGCTGCTGGAATGACAGCTGCCTCGTGGGCTAGAAGGCATAAGCCAAATATAGATATAACAGTCTTTGAATCCACTAAGATGGTCAGTCATGCACCTTGTGGTATTCCCTATTTTACTGAGGGTCTTTTTGACGATGAAAACTTATTCATGACATATACTCCAGAATATTTTGTTGAAAAGAGAAAGATAAATGTTAAGATAAATTCTAAGGTGGAGGAGGTAGATTTAAGATCCAGAACTATCACAGTAAGGGAAAATCAGGAAAATAAAAAATACGAATTTGATTATCTATTACTTTCAACAGGTGCTAAACCCAAAAAGCTAAATGCAGAGGGAGACAGAATTTTCTATGTTCATCATCCAGCAGACGCCTCATACATAAGGCAAAAATTATGGAGTTTTGATAGGATTGCAATAATTGGCGGGGGTATATTAGGCATTGAGATGACAGAAGCACTAAGAGCTAGAGGAAAGAAACTTGTTTTGATTCATAGGGGAAAATATTTGCTCAATAAAATGCTCGATGAAGATATGGGTAAGATAATAACAGATAAAGTTGGAAGCGAAATAGAGCTAAAGTTAAATGAGAGTTTAATAAGCGTTACAGAAAAGGGAAGACTCATAGTAACAGATAAAGGAAAATATGAGGTAGATGCTACCGTAGTTGCTATAGGAGTTGAGCCAAATGTCGATCTAGTTAAAGATCAGCTAAAAATAGGGGAGACTGGCGCTATATGGGCTGATAACCATATGAGAACGAGCATCGAAAACGTTTATGCAGCTGGAGATTCAACAGAATCGATAAATATTATTACCAAACAACCCGATTGGGTTCCCTTTGCGCCAGTAGCCAATAAAATGGGTTTCGTAGCTGGGAATAACATAGGCGGTAAAGATGTAACTTTCCCTGGAGTAATAGGGACGATGATAACTAAATTTGAGGAATACGTTATAGCCAAGACTGGTATTACCGAGAACGAGGCTAAACGTCACAACATCAAAACAGTTTCAGCTACAGTCCATCATAAGACTAGGGCTAGATACTACCCTGGATCTAAAGATATCATAGTGAAGTTAATCGCCGAGGCTAATACTATGAGAATAATAGGTGCACAGATTATAGGAGAGGAGGAGGTTCTAGGAAGGTTAAATATGATGGCAGCTGTTATTCAAAAAGGTTTCACTGCAGAAGAGTTATTCTTTGTAGAAACGGGATATGTTCCACCCGTAAATAGAGTATGGGACGCGGTTACTTTAGCAGCGAGAAAACTATATACTGGCATTAGCGGGGAATAGACCTAAGCTTTCTGGGTCTTCTTTCAGTATTACCTCATATTTAAATATTACCATAATAAAATATGATATGAAAGATGGCTAAAAAGTTAGAGCTTCAAGTATTACTAAAGGACATAATCTCAAACTATATTGTGAATTATTTAACCTCTTCCAGTAGTATGAGTCTTGGGGTAGAGAATCTAGTTGGAGAGGATGATAATAGTGGAATTTTGGTCTCTCCTTTGAATGAGTTTATTAAAGTTGTCAGCGCTGAATCTAATCAATCTTTAATTTATTCATTAGATGGAAGTAGTAGGAGTTTTATTTCGTCAAAAGGAATTATTAGCGTTGCATCTGTTGTAGTTTCATCAACTATTTCTCCTATTTTTGGAGTATATCCTCCCATTTCTGGTTTCCCCGAATTGGATTTGAGAAAGCCCTTTTTAGCATTAGCATCCTCTGCTCATCAGAGTCCTTTATTACCCTTCTTTTATAGCTCAGAATACGTTACAACCTTATCTCTAGACGGATCTTTCTTTACTTCAGTGAATTCTCCAGAAGAAATCGAGACTGAAATAAGGACTATTCTTGAAACCGAAGCTCTTAAAAAAATACCAAATGATGGTTCTGTTATATTAGATGGTCCATTAATACCCCCGTTGATTTTCTTGAGAAGTAAGGTTAGAGACGACGTATTGAACTTACGTTTAGAAGCCATAAGGGGGAGGAATGTGATCGGTATTGTTAAGAGGTTAGACAAAAGCCGATTATTAATTTCTAGTCTCTACAAATTGTCATCCAAATTTATGGAGAAATTTAGAATAGATCCGAGGAGGTATTTCAGTGACGAGTCGTTTATACTTGATTTAATAAAAGCTAATTTATCACCTCCTTATTCTCCCATATCTTTAGGTCCCATATTGAGAAATATAGGTAACACGCCAGTTTATGTTAATTACTTAATTTATCCTCTTCACCCTTATGTTTATAAATTTGCCATATTGAGGGTAGAGAGTCTTAGTAATGATTCTAGAGTTATAGACCAGTTATCTTCATTAAAGTTCACTAAAGACGGTATTCCATTTGTACTCGCTATCGCTGATAGAACGGCAAAGGAGATAACCAACGCCATATTAAAGATTGTTATGACCTCACTAGAGAGTATGGGATTACAAGCCAGTTTTTACAGTAAGCTTGAGCAGGTGAGAATTTGAGCTCAGATGTTCCGTTATACAACGATATAAAAGACAAGATATCTAAGGCAAGGGCACTAGCCATAACGTTGGGTGATTTGGTAGGAAAGGTTTCTAGATATGTTCCTAGCAGAGTTGATGAGGAAAATAATGTGGTTAACGTAACTATAGATCCCAATACTTATTATAAGTATCCTTTTCTAGGTAAGATAGGTATCTTCTTAGGAGCTATAGATATAAAGACACTGTACTTTGTTTTGCTAAGAGTTATAGGTTATGAAAGAAACGATGCCTCTTCTTTATTCATTGGAGATTCTAATGTATTAAATAATATTGGATTAAGTGATGACGAACCTGGATCATTAATAACTAATGTTACTCTTAAATGCGAAATGCTAACTAAAGTAGACTTTCTTTCCTCTTCTGAGCCTGACGCTGCTGATATCATATTAGAGCCACAATCACCTGTGATAATACCTAAGCCAGAAGTCATAGAGAGATCTCTAGGTACTACCAGAGGTTTGTTAAGATTAGGATTTTTAGACGTCGCGTATAGTAAGGTTAGAGTGAGCACAAGCCTTGATGATCTGAATTTTCATATGCTTATATTAGGTACTACGGGAGCAGGTAAAACTTCATTCATAAAAGACCTAATAGCTGGACTTAATGTAGCTAATGAAGAGGGTAGTAAGATCTTTATCCTTGATGCAACTGGTGACTATTATCATATTTTCCTTCCTCCGGATAGATCCGATAAGGTAGTTATGAGGGGCGTAGAGGAGTTTAATCAACTTTATGGTGCAATAGTTAAGGGTATAAATCTTGACATTATTTACCCTGTCAGTAAATCGTGGGTGAAAAAGTATCTAGGTGGTGCCAAATCCGCTGGATCCATAGCGAAAGTGTATTTTGACATGTTTGTAAAACCAATTCTCAATCACTTGAATAACAAGGGTATTTCCATATACGCTTCCATAATAAATAATAAAATAATTATTTCCAATGCAGAATGGTCATCTCAAGTTACAATTTATCCATTTTATTTTAGATTTAAAGATGTGAAGACAATTTTACATAGGCTTAATCCTTATTTTACTGAGCAAGCATCACATTTTATAAAAATAATGATAAGAAAAAAGGGTAAAGATATCGGAAAGCTAGAAGATCTGATAGATTTATTTAATGAGAATAGCTTGGAAGGTGTAGAAATTCATAGAAGCACAAGGGAAAACATAGTCAGAGGTTTATATTTACTAAAGGAGACCCAACTTTTTGATGTTGGTGTAGAGCGGTTTCCATTAAGCAAGATTCTTAAAGAGTCTTCGTCATCTACACTAGTTTTTGATCTATATAATAGTGAGCTTGATGATTTCTCACAGAAAATTTTAACATATTATTTCCTAGACCGATTATTTGAATTTAGAGAGAGGCAAATGCGAAGTGGAAACGTAAAAGGAAGGAACGTGATAATCATTGATGAGG includes:
- a CDS encoding TIGR00304 family membrane protein — encoded protein: MDLSILFDIGIFLIFIGIILLFVGMIREASKSSNRDQKTQVGGVIFIGPIPIVFGSSKGIAKWMLIVAVILFILMVIFYIL
- a CDS encoding NUDIX hydrolase, coding for MDRPLVAVGCLIVEENNVLLVKRKNPPNAGLWAIPGGKVEYGETLEDALKREMREETGLEIAVGNIISIVQVINEGYHYVILDFECKPIGGKLRASSDALEVEYIPFNKLKDIPTTKTTYDMLIMYFKGEKAPYSIIQISR
- the cdr gene encoding CoA-disulfide reductase, which encodes MERLIIIGGGAAGMTAASWARRHKPNIDITVFESTKMVSHAPCGIPYFTEGLFDDENLFMTYTPEYFVEKRKINVKINSKVEEVDLRSRTITVRENQENKKYEFDYLLLSTGAKPKKLNAEGDRIFYVHHPADASYIRQKLWSFDRIAIIGGGILGIEMTEALRARGKKLVLIHRGKYLLNKMLDEDMGKIITDKVGSEIELKLNESLISVTEKGRLIVTDKGKYEVDATVVAIGVEPNVDLVKDQLKIGETGAIWADNHMRTSIENVYAAGDSTESINIITKQPDWVPFAPVANKMGFVAGNNIGGKDVTFPGVIGTMITKFEEYVIAKTGITENEAKRHNIKTVSATVHHKTRARYYPGSKDIIVKLIAEANTMRIIGAQIIGEEEVLGRLNMMAAVIQKGFTAEELFFVETGYVPPVNRVWDAVTLAARKLYTGISGE
- a CDS encoding ATP-binding protein; amino-acid sequence: MSSDVPLYNDIKDKISKARALAITLGDLVGKVSRYVPSRVDEENNVVNVTIDPNTYYKYPFLGKIGIFLGAIDIKTLYFVLLRVIGYERNDASSLFIGDSNVLNNIGLSDDEPGSLITNVTLKCEMLTKVDFLSSSEPDAADIILEPQSPVIIPKPEVIERSLGTTRGLLRLGFLDVAYSKVRVSTSLDDLNFHMLILGTTGAGKTSFIKDLIAGLNVANEEGSKIFILDATGDYYHIFLPPDRSDKVVMRGVEEFNQLYGAIVKGINLDIIYPVSKSWVKKYLGGAKSAGSIAKVYFDMFVKPILNHLNNKGISIYASIINNKIIISNAEWSSQVTIYPFYFRFKDVKTILHRLNPYFTEQASHFIKIMIRKKGKDIGKLEDLIDLFNENSLEGVEIHRSTRENIVRGLYLLKETQLFDVGVERFPLSKILKESSSSTLVFDLYNSELDDFSQKILTYYFLDRLFEFRERQMRSGNVKGRNVIIIDEAHRFFPSSKGGEEDTNYIRRVAGKIATMMRLGRRRKIGFVFATHNPNDLSDIIIQLANTKIIFRIKSEVAETLGLSKTEAKILNWERNGVAYLLTPWLREGKIKIKAPVPPPLGHYDLSKT
- a CDS encoding ATP-dependent nuclease, whose translation is MRITEFYVSNFRSLSEVNLKDLGGFNIVVGYNGYGKTNLLSSIFLFIKNLSAGIEKRSVEDRNQEFILLWQGYDVSKPIMIGGKVEFSPEEANKIVGKNQKITLEIVNKMRYNNKFVEWNLDTLYINGSPPGEDDLKVAKKLAEYASQAIEYVPIFDQAYFDETLKRMTDMNKSPINLRKYWYDFVNLVAATIPEVKGMEFWDGRRLVLNVYNLPIYIDLAASGFQRVILMLFIIWLSGNKILLIEEPEVNMHPTLQAKIMKLIKNWTDNNILQSFLTTHSPYIVEMPADSYVVMRRVNGNSTAITVKPTADLRGTISLLNASLSSILFSRIIILTSELAEPSVIVNWLKRLNINVEDNGISVYKVSSDLELQHWLKLKNMLNLDVIFLGLCDKLDMTLKDYCVPLSREVENFYSKQALLEVLRRLGIYPDEKEIRDLGKEENLRWIINVLRKRGIEYEKLRMSIGELITNADTIEIPKEIEILANKIKSLQATL
- a CDS encoding SDR family oxidoreductase — encoded protein: MDLGIKGKKVIVTAASKGIGLAIAKRFLEEGAKVIISSHEESNLIKAYNKLREIYGDNVSYIKADLTNPQEVKYLVHEGYRKLGGLEVLAYVTGSPKPGNLFSLTDRDWIDAFNLLLLSAVIAVREAGQLMQSGGRIILSTSTTLRQPIDNLDLSNVVRLSLAGLIKVASRELGPKGILVNGIMPGWTKTERLLQIVRDRAMRESKSEEEVLKAIVADVPLGRAGEPEEIANIAIFLASNLATYVNGTLIPVDGGSIKGVF
- a CDS encoding bifunctional phosphoglucose/phosphomannose isomerase → MDEIYLNWDRMFDEAYRIPIHEIKNDNIVFSGIGGSGIVGEIANILGVELSFKRKFTGKESLVAVSYSGTTSETIVDVENAVKAGSEVIIITSGGILEKFAKEKSLKLINVPSGFQTRYAFPYLFTPLIKMTTKKRGIKINETELKEGVVEAKEKIKADASRLAELLINRIPVIYSSKYLAIAKRFKQEINENAKHPAFYGEIPEINHNEIESYVHGPSLVSVIVESSEIDKITEDVLNSIVIKPYFSNDLKNISSLLALAGVTSLEMAKKINEKPDKLYNIPKARQLTSKLFRIN
- a CDS encoding DNA double-strand break repair nuclease NurA, which codes for MAKKLELQVLLKDIISNYIVNYLTSSSSMSLGVENLVGEDDNSGILVSPLNEFIKVVSAESNQSLIYSLDGSSRSFISSKGIISVASVVVSSTISPIFGVYPPISGFPELDLRKPFLALASSAHQSPLLPFFYSSEYVTTLSLDGSFFTSVNSPEEIETEIRTILETEALKKIPNDGSVILDGPLIPPLIFLRSKVRDDVLNLRLEAIRGRNVIGIVKRLDKSRLLISSLYKLSSKFMEKFRIDPRRYFSDESFILDLIKANLSPPYSPISLGPILRNIGNTPVYVNYLIYPLHPYVYKFAILRVESLSNDSRVIDQLSSLKFTKDGIPFVLAIADRTAKEITNAILKIVMTSLESMGLQASFYSKLEQVRI
- the cysS gene encoding cysteine--tRNA ligase, whose amino-acid sequence is MDFRIRVYNSLGRKLEEFSTINPNLVKMYICGPTVYDYVHIGHGRTFVVFDAISRYLRLKGYTVIRVQNITDIDDKIIKKSQDTGKDWNEIVNYYTKDYLDMLSQLKVKIDIHPRVTQHIKEIIDFVQKLIDKGHAYVAPSGSVYFDVDTYPNYGELSNTKKEEWNQGEEFVKEKKHSYDFALWKAWKPGEPYWESPWGKGRPGWHIECSTMSTRYLGERFDIHGGGADLVFPHHENERAQTEALTGEKWVSYWVHSAFVTIRKEKMSKSLGNIIPLNEAIKKWGPSVLRYWYLTSHYRSPIDFSEEALEQAKSALQRIKDSMAIIRNIISEGPKFYAKDNDIKVSREILNNLDSFHTAMSNDFDTSTALSYIHEIVRLVFSTLQYSRDFLGAMLAFEALRQFNEVFGVMDEEFYPTYDKMYKVIDAVVDIRNQLRQMKLYEISDKIREELLKAGVRILDSKDKSTWRFE